The Geotalea uraniireducens Rf4 genome window below encodes:
- a CDS encoding Ig-like domain-containing protein: MIKYFLAALMIAFSLAGCGGGGSSPPVTLVSITVKPANTSIVPNTTVQFSAMGIFSDNTAQDLTTSVTWSSSNSGIATISNTQGAKGLATAVAAGTTTITATSGNISGSTTFTPAALASITLAPANPTSIVGTTQQFKATGVLSNNVTQDLTSLVAWSSSDPGIATISATGTTTAIAPGSTTISATFTGISGSTTLTSATVTAIAVTPANPTIAAGLTQQFTATGTLSNSTTRDVTSLVTWSSSNAGIATISAGGIASAISIGTTTISATFAGVSGTTTLTVQGPLSITVTPASPSAVVGSTLQFTATGTFADGSMRDLTTLVSWNSSSTGIATISNASGSRGLATAIATGSTTITATLGVPGTTTLTVKTLQSIAVTPANPTMGIGSTLQFKATGTFSDSSVQDITTSVTWSSANTGIASISNTSGSKGLATASAFGSTTIKATFGSISGSTPLTVIQTNRAYVANNGNNTLSVIDTSTNTVVATIPVGAGPQGVAVNPAASRVYVTNNFNSTLSVIDTTSNTVLTNVPVGAGPRGVAVNPSANRAYVSNGNSSTLSVIDTASNTIVTTVSVGAGPHGVALNSAANRVYVANNGNGTLSVIDATSNTVIATVPVNSGPQGVAANPAANRVYVANNGSGTISVIDTASNTVVATIAVGAGPQGVAVNPAANRAYVTNGNSNTLSVINTTSNTVVTTIAVGAGPQGVAVNPAANLVYVANGGSNTLSVIDTISNTLVNTVSIGAGPKGVAVIP; this comes from the coding sequence ATGATAAAATATTTCCTGGCGGCACTGATGATAGCCTTTTCCCTTGCCGGATGTGGCGGCGGGGGCTCGTCGCCTCCCGTAACGCTGGTTTCCATCACCGTTAAGCCTGCCAATACGAGTATTGTTCCCAATACAACCGTGCAGTTCAGTGCTATGGGAATCTTCTCCGACAACACCGCCCAGGACTTGACGACTTCAGTCACATGGAGTTCGTCAAACAGCGGGATTGCCACCATCAGCAATACCCAGGGGGCGAAGGGACTTGCCACGGCCGTTGCAGCCGGCACCACCACCATTACTGCAACATCGGGAAACATTTCCGGCTCAACCACATTCACCCCGGCTGCACTGGCATCCATTACGCTGGCACCCGCAAATCCGACCAGCATAGTCGGAACAACCCAGCAGTTCAAGGCCACGGGAGTGTTATCCAATAACGTCACCCAGGACTTGACGAGCCTGGTAGCCTGGAGCTCATCGGACCCGGGGATCGCCACTATCAGCGCAACCGGGACCACCACTGCCATTGCCCCGGGTTCCACCACCATTAGCGCGACCTTTACCGGCATTTCCGGCTCAACCACCCTCACCTCGGCAACGGTGACAGCCATTGCAGTAACCCCCGCAAATCCGACCATCGCCGCTGGGTTGACGCAACAGTTCACCGCAACCGGGACGCTGTCGAACAGTACAACCCGTGATGTGACGTCACTGGTCACGTGGAGTTCGTCCAACGCCGGGATTGCCACCATCAGCGCCGGGGGGATTGCCTCCGCCATTTCCATAGGCACAACCACCATTAGCGCCACCTTTGCCGGCGTTTCCGGCACAACTACACTGACGGTGCAGGGCCCGTTATCCATTACCGTGACGCCCGCAAGCCCGAGCGCAGTAGTCGGCTCAACCCTGCAGTTCACGGCAACGGGCACTTTCGCGGACGGTTCCATGCGGGACTTGACGACCCTGGTCAGCTGGAACTCGTCGTCTACAGGGATTGCCACCATCAGCAACGCCTCTGGGTCACGGGGACTGGCCACGGCCATTGCGACCGGCTCTACCACCATTACCGCGACCTTGGGCGTTCCCGGCACAACTACCTTGACCGTAAAAACGCTCCAATCCATTGCCGTAACGCCCGCAAACCCGACCATGGGAATCGGCTCAACCCTTCAGTTCAAGGCAACCGGCACTTTTTCCGACAGCTCCGTGCAGGACATAACGACTTCGGTCACATGGAGCTCGGCGAATACCGGGATTGCCTCCATCAGCAATACTTCGGGTTCAAAGGGACTGGCCACTGCCAGTGCTTTTGGCTCGACCACAATCAAAGCAACGTTCGGCAGCATTTCAGGGTCGACCCCGCTGACGGTTATCCAGACCAACCGAGCCTATGTGGCAAACAACGGCAACAATACGCTTTCCGTCATCGATACCTCCACTAACACGGTGGTTGCCACCATTCCTGTCGGAGCAGGACCACAGGGAGTGGCAGTGAATCCCGCCGCCAGCCGGGTCTATGTGACAAACAACTTCAACAGCACGCTCTCCGTCATTGATACCACCAGCAATACGGTACTAACCAACGTACCCGTCGGGGCCGGACCACGGGGGGTGGCGGTGAATCCCTCCGCAAACCGGGCCTATGTGTCAAATGGCAACAGCAGCACGCTCTCCGTAATCGATACCGCCAGCAACACGATAGTTACCACCGTTTCCGTCGGAGCCGGACCACATGGGGTGGCGCTGAATTCCGCCGCAAACCGTGTCTATGTGGCCAATAATGGCAACGGGACGCTCTCCGTAATCGATGCCACCAGCAACACGGTGATTGCCACTGTTCCCGTCAATAGCGGACCACAGGGGGTGGCGGCGAATCCTGCCGCCAACCGTGTCTATGTGGCCAATAACGGCAGCGGGACGATCTCCGTCATCGATACCGCCAGCAATACGGTGGTTGCCACCATTGCCGTCGGAGCAGGACCGCAGGGGGTGGCGGTGAATCCCGCAGCCAACCGGGCCTATGTGACAAATGGCAACAGCAACACGCTCTCCGTCATCAATACCACCAGCAACACGGTGGTTACCACCATTGCCGTGGGAGCAGGACCGCAGGGGGTGGCGGTGAATCCCGCAGCCAACCTGGTCTATGTGGCAAATGGCGGCAGCAACACGCTCTCCGTCATCGATACCATCAGCAACACATTAGTTAACACTGTCTCCATCGGAGCCGGCCCCAAAGGGGTTGCAGTCATTCCATAA
- a CDS encoding DsbC family protein: MKSLATALLLVTIAAGSASAMSKEGCGGDCAGCHALSVKEANDLVKGLGGKVTRVKSPAMRGVWEIDLEKEGKKAVAYLDFGKKYLIPGPIFNLTTKKPIAAGEQQTSPVKKVKSSSIPLGNSIVMGNPKGKKRLFVFTDPDCPFCAKLHGELKKLVAMDPDVAVYVKLFPLKMHPTAYDKSRVILQGPSAKLLDDAFAKLQLPAPGPETSAKGVDETIRLAKSLGVNSTPTLIFPDGSVMPGAKDAVEIKTLLAGKTGKKK; encoded by the coding sequence ATGAAGAGTTTAGCGACGGCCCTTTTGCTTGTGACCATTGCGGCCGGAAGCGCATCCGCCATGTCCAAGGAGGGGTGCGGCGGAGACTGCGCCGGCTGTCATGCATTGTCGGTGAAAGAAGCCAATGATCTCGTAAAAGGGTTGGGTGGAAAGGTGACCCGGGTGAAATCTCCGGCCATGCGGGGAGTCTGGGAGATTGATCTGGAGAAGGAGGGGAAAAAGGCGGTTGCGTATCTGGATTTTGGCAAAAAGTACCTGATCCCCGGGCCGATTTTCAACCTGACGACGAAAAAACCCATTGCCGCAGGGGAGCAGCAGACTTCACCGGTGAAGAAGGTGAAATCATCCTCCATACCGCTGGGCAATTCGATTGTCATGGGGAATCCCAAGGGGAAAAAGAGGCTCTTTGTCTTTACCGATCCTGACTGCCCGTTCTGCGCCAAACTGCACGGGGAGCTGAAGAAACTGGTGGCGATGGACCCTGATGTGGCGGTGTACGTGAAGCTGTTTCCACTGAAAATGCATCCGACGGCCTACGACAAGTCGCGGGTGATTCTGCAGGGGCCGTCGGCCAAGCTCCTTGACGATGCGTTTGCCAAGCTTCAGTTGCCGGCTCCAGGGCCGGAAACCTCCGCCAAGGGGGTGGATGAAACAATCAGGCTTGCCAAATCCTTGGGGGTGAATTCTACCCCGACACTGATATTTCCCGACGGTAGTGTGATGCCTGGGGCGAAGGACGCCGTTGAGATCAAGACGCTTTTGGCCGGTAAAACGGGGAAGAAGAAATAG
- the ahcY gene encoding adenosylhomocysteinase, producing MTQDFKVADLSLADWGKKEIRIAETEMPGLMAIREEYAGKQPLKGARITGSLHMTIQTAVLIETLKALGAEVRWASCNIFSTQDHAAAAIASQGIPVFAYKGESLVEYWDYTHKIFEWPDGGFSNMVLDDGGDATLLLHLGSRAEKDARVLENPGSEEETILFAAIKKKLAVDPSWYSTRIEQIKGVTEETTTGVHRLYQMHERGELRFPAINVNDSVTKSKFDNIYGCRESLMDGIKRATDVMVAGKVAVICGYGDVGKGCSQAMRGLQAQVWVTEVDPICALQAAMEGYKVVTMEYAADKADIFVTTTGNIDVITHEHMKAMKHNAIVCNIGHFDNEIEVAKLKAYKWENIKPQVDHIIFPDGKRIILLAEGRLVNLGCATGHPSYVMSSSFANQTLAQMEIFCNPGKYPVGVYTLPKELDEKVARLQLKTLGAMLTELTDEQAAYIGVPKDGPYKTDHYRY from the coding sequence ATGACCCAAGACTTCAAAGTAGCCGACCTTTCCCTCGCCGACTGGGGGAAGAAGGAGATCCGGATCGCCGAGACCGAAATGCCCGGCCTTATGGCCATTCGCGAGGAGTACGCCGGAAAGCAGCCGCTGAAGGGAGCCCGCATTACGGGCTCGCTCCACATGACCATCCAGACAGCTGTCCTCATCGAAACCCTCAAGGCATTGGGGGCCGAGGTGCGCTGGGCTTCCTGCAACATTTTCTCCACCCAGGACCACGCAGCGGCCGCCATTGCCTCGCAGGGGATACCGGTCTTCGCTTACAAGGGGGAGTCGCTCGTGGAGTACTGGGACTACACCCATAAAATCTTCGAATGGCCCGACGGCGGCTTTTCCAACATGGTCCTGGACGACGGCGGCGACGCGACGCTCCTCCTCCACCTGGGGAGCCGGGCGGAGAAGGATGCGCGGGTTCTGGAAAATCCGGGCTCGGAAGAGGAGACGATTCTCTTCGCCGCCATCAAAAAGAAGCTGGCCGTTGATCCCAGCTGGTACTCCACCCGCATCGAGCAAATCAAGGGGGTTACCGAGGAGACCACCACCGGCGTTCACCGGCTCTACCAGATGCATGAGCGGGGGGAGCTCCGTTTCCCGGCCATCAACGTCAACGACTCGGTTACCAAGTCCAAGTTCGACAACATCTACGGCTGCCGTGAATCCCTGATGGACGGCATCAAGCGTGCCACCGACGTGATGGTTGCCGGCAAGGTGGCGGTCATCTGCGGTTACGGCGATGTGGGCAAAGGGTGCTCCCAGGCCATGCGCGGTCTTCAGGCCCAGGTCTGGGTGACCGAGGTCGACCCGATTTGCGCCCTCCAGGCGGCAATGGAAGGGTACAAGGTTGTGACCATGGAGTATGCTGCCGACAAGGCCGACATCTTCGTCACCACCACCGGCAACATCGATGTCATCACCCATGAGCACATGAAGGCAATGAAGCACAACGCAATCGTCTGCAACATCGGTCATTTCGACAACGAGATCGAGGTTGCCAAGCTTAAGGCGTACAAGTGGGAGAACATCAAACCCCAGGTGGACCACATCATTTTCCCGGACGGGAAAAGGATCATCCTCCTCGCCGAAGGGCGGCTGGTCAACCTGGGCTGCGCCACCGGCCACCCCTCCTATGTTATGTCCTCTTCCTTCGCCAACCAGACCCTGGCCCAGATGGAGATCTTCTGCAACCCGGGCAAATACCCGGTGGGTGTCTACACGCTACCCAAGGAACTGGACGAGAAGGTGGCCCGTCTCCAGCTCAAGACCCTAGGCGCCATGTTGACCGAGCTGACGGACGAGCAGGCAGCGTATATCGGGGTGCCGAAGGACGGCCCATACAAGACCGATCACTATCGGTACTGA
- a CDS encoding ArsR/SmtB family transcription factor yields the protein MDMLDILKALADPCRLRLVAVLLAGEFTVQELTRILSMGQSRISRHLKILTDAGVLTVKRQGTWSYYRAGEEDSFFAAIRPAMEAGLATLPDRSKDLSAVTAVLEERRRRSQEFFDRHARQWDDLARILLPVSDYRERLLSLVPEGKSVVEIGLGTGGLLPALAAKASRVIGVDHSPAMLEEARRRLALAGLAGIDLRLGDMTHLPLPDKAADCAVLNMVLHHAADPAAVLREIRRVLTAGGVLVLADLARHEREWVRERLADQWLGFDEDELTSWLAAAGFFDVRCERLEGGAGQEAVLLVKAL from the coding sequence ATGGACATGCTCGACATCCTCAAAGCCCTGGCCGACCCCTGTCGGCTCCGCCTGGTGGCGGTACTTCTGGCCGGTGAGTTTACCGTGCAGGAGCTGACCCGCATTCTCAGCATGGGGCAGTCGCGCATATCCCGGCACCTGAAAATCCTTACCGATGCCGGGGTCCTGACCGTGAAGCGCCAGGGGACCTGGAGTTACTACCGGGCGGGAGAAGAGGACAGTTTCTTCGCCGCCATCCGCCCGGCCATGGAAGCAGGGCTGGCAACGCTCCCGGATCGTTCAAAAGACCTCTCCGCCGTTACCGCGGTGCTGGAAGAGCGACGCCGCCGGAGCCAGGAGTTCTTCGACCGCCATGCCCGCCAGTGGGACGACCTGGCCCGGATCCTCCTTCCTGTCTCCGACTATCGGGAGCGGCTCCTTTCCCTCGTGCCGGAGGGCAAGAGCGTTGTGGAGATCGGTCTTGGCACCGGCGGACTGCTTCCGGCCCTGGCGGCCAAGGCGAGTCGCGTGATCGGAGTGGACCATTCGCCGGCCATGCTGGAGGAGGCCCGCCGTCGTCTCGCCCTGGCAGGCTTGGCCGGGATTGACCTCAGGCTTGGGGATATGACCCACCTGCCGCTGCCGGACAAGGCTGCGGACTGCGCCGTGTTGAACATGGTGCTCCACCACGCCGCCGACCCTGCCGCAGTGCTTCGGGAAATCCGGCGGGTGCTCACAGCCGGCGGGGTGCTGGTGCTGGCCGACCTTGCCCGCCACGAGCGGGAGTGGGTGCGGGAGCGGCTGGCCGACCAGTGGCTCGGTTTTGACGAAGATGAGCTGACCTCGTGGCTCGCTGCGGCCGGGTTTTTCGATGTCCGATGCGAGCGGCTGGAAGGCGGCGCAGGGCAGGAGGCGGTGCTGCTGGTTAAGGCTTTGTAG
- a CDS encoding NAD(P)H-dependent flavin oxidoreductase: protein MFKPLKIGKYEVKYPLIQGGMGVRISAGSLAGHVAKCGGVGLVAAPGIALNSEFYDGTNYMQADAAAFKAELQKAYAIAPDGVIGVNVMVALSDFEQLVQAAIEGGAKVVVCGAGLPMTLPGLTAHAPDVALVPIVSSVRAAQLIAKKWDKGYNRLPDAVVVEDPDTAGGHLGEKMENIGTGDYDQYATVRGVKEFFLAEYGIDMPVIAAGGIWDRADLLHALEQGADGVQMASRFVPTVECDADDAFKQAYLKCKKEDIGLIMSPAGLPGRAILTNQEDIVLYDQVRSSVCTTGCLKKCSFKESGERFCIVKALDRAQRGDVDTGLIFCGTNAWKADRIGTVQEIFDELFGEAVAEAEEAA, encoded by the coding sequence ATGTTCAAGCCCTTGAAAATAGGCAAATATGAGGTGAAATACCCGCTGATCCAGGGTGGCATGGGGGTGCGCATCTCCGCCGGATCTCTGGCGGGGCATGTGGCCAAGTGCGGCGGCGTCGGTCTGGTGGCGGCTCCCGGCATTGCGCTGAACAGCGAATTTTACGACGGGACCAATTACATGCAGGCTGATGCGGCGGCTTTCAAGGCTGAGCTGCAAAAGGCCTATGCCATTGCTCCGGATGGAGTCATCGGCGTTAACGTGATGGTTGCCCTTTCCGACTTTGAGCAGTTGGTGCAGGCAGCCATTGAGGGGGGGGCGAAGGTGGTTGTCTGCGGCGCCGGTCTCCCCATGACTTTGCCGGGGTTGACTGCACATGCGCCTGATGTGGCGCTGGTCCCCATCGTTTCATCGGTGCGGGCCGCCCAATTGATCGCCAAGAAGTGGGACAAGGGGTACAACCGTCTTCCCGATGCTGTGGTCGTGGAAGACCCCGATACTGCCGGCGGGCATTTGGGCGAAAAAATGGAAAATATCGGTACCGGTGATTACGACCAGTATGCCACGGTACGCGGGGTAAAGGAATTTTTTCTTGCAGAATACGGCATCGACATGCCGGTGATCGCCGCTGGCGGCATCTGGGACCGGGCCGATCTGCTTCATGCCCTGGAGCAGGGGGCTGACGGTGTGCAGATGGCAAGCCGTTTCGTTCCAACCGTGGAATGTGATGCCGACGATGCCTTCAAGCAGGCCTACCTGAAGTGCAAGAAAGAGGATATCGGCCTGATCATGAGCCCGGCCGGTTTGCCGGGGCGGGCCATACTCACCAACCAGGAGGATATCGTCCTTTACGACCAGGTCCGGAGCTCCGTCTGCACCACCGGCTGCCTGAAGAAATGTTCCTTCAAGGAGAGCGGCGAGCGGTTCTGCATCGTCAAGGCCCTTGACCGGGCCCAGCGGGGCGACGTGGATACCGGCCTGATCTTCTGCGGCACCAATGCCTGGAAGGCTGACCGGATCGGCACGGTGCAGGAGATCTTCGACGAGCTTTTCGGTGAGGCTGTTGCCGAGGCGGAAGAGGCGGCATAA
- a CDS encoding HigA family addiction module antitoxin, with protein sequence MNIKNKGKRELPPTHPGAMLREDFMPGYGLTVTTLAETLGVSRQTINELLRERRALTPAMALRLSRLFGNSPEFWLNAQRAVDLWQAEKELAKDLERIHTLRAA encoded by the coding sequence ATGAACATCAAAAACAAAGGAAAGCGCGAGCTTCCCCCCACCCATCCCGGCGCCATGCTTCGCGAAGATTTCATGCCTGGTTACGGGCTTACCGTCACCACCCTCGCCGAGACGCTCGGTGTATCGCGCCAGACCATCAACGAGCTGCTCCGCGAGCGGCGTGCCCTCACCCCCGCCATGGCGCTTCGGCTTTCCCGGCTATTTGGCAATAGCCCCGAATTCTGGCTCAACGCCCAGCGAGCCGTGGATCTATGGCAGGCGGAGAAAGAGCTGGCAAAGGATTTGGAACGGATTCACACGCTTCGAGCAGCATAA
- a CDS encoding S8 family serine peptidase — MGSLRGSKKFHMTVRVATFLAVLGVSVHASLAATDSYAINSRQQFIDRGKLHAGVKNRVEQTGEADIILVLNDIDVISMADRIKERLEIRNDSPEITAEKSRLFTNKKKQALTALSPAHYQLLQDYDQLPVMHLKVDAEALDALLQLDEVVLVNEDRAFVPHLSASLPLIGALEAHAAGATGSGTSVAVLDTGVNYTLAAFGSCTAPGIPAGCKVAYTQDFAADDGSLDDNGHGTNVSGIIVGVAPDTKIIGLDVFRTDGYAYDSDLLAALNWVLANRTTYNIAAVNMSLGGGKYTSGCPTDSLASAINNLKSAGVVSAISSGNDGYTNAISSPACIPAAVSVGAVYDANVGSRNWTVCSDLTTTADKVTCFSNSASFLTILAPGALISAANITMAGTSQASPHVSGAVALIRGQHASLTATEIVNKLSSTGVSVTYNSITKPRLNVAAALRFPQIATQPASVAFGYLLIGTGEPAQTFTITNTGALDLSVGTIALTGAVADFVMQSDYCSGQTLTPAASCSVSVKFSPQSAGFKTAALSIPSNDPDQPSLALPLSGTAGMSYTLTTAKAGSGTITSAPAGISCGGDCTELYPQGAAVTLTALPDPGWVFAGWSGSGCSNGPCVVTLNGDFSITALFSLLQPVKLSSVSGSGYPTIQSAYDAAAQVDAIQILAQTFTENIFLNRPVSVILTGGYDSTYTSPQGLTTINGTMTISDGTVTVANLVIL; from the coding sequence ATGGGATCCTTGCGCGGCAGCAAAAAATTTCACATGACGGTGCGGGTGGCAACCTTCCTGGCCGTATTAGGCGTCTCCGTGCATGCCTCTCTGGCAGCCACCGACAGCTATGCCATCAACAGCCGGCAGCAGTTTATTGACAGGGGTAAACTCCATGCCGGCGTCAAAAACAGGGTGGAGCAAACCGGCGAGGCAGACATAATCCTCGTTCTCAACGACATCGATGTGATCAGCATGGCCGACCGGATAAAAGAACGGCTTGAAATCAGGAACGACAGTCCTGAAATCACGGCCGAAAAGTCGAGGTTATTCACCAATAAGAAGAAGCAGGCACTTACGGCACTATCCCCTGCACATTATCAGCTATTGCAGGATTATGACCAGCTGCCGGTCATGCACCTGAAGGTGGACGCAGAGGCGTTAGATGCCCTGCTACAGCTGGATGAGGTGGTGCTCGTCAACGAAGACCGGGCTTTTGTTCCACATTTATCGGCGAGCCTGCCACTCATCGGAGCCCTCGAGGCCCACGCTGCGGGAGCCACCGGGAGCGGCACATCGGTGGCAGTACTGGACACGGGCGTCAACTACACGCTCGCTGCTTTCGGCAGCTGCACTGCGCCAGGCATCCCTGCTGGCTGCAAAGTAGCATATACCCAGGATTTCGCGGCCGATGACGGGAGCCTGGACGATAACGGCCATGGCACCAATGTGTCCGGGATTATTGTCGGTGTCGCCCCGGATACGAAGATTATCGGGCTCGATGTCTTCCGAACCGACGGTTATGCCTATGATTCCGACCTGCTGGCGGCACTGAACTGGGTACTGGCCAATCGGACAACCTACAACATTGCCGCGGTAAACATGAGCCTGGGAGGGGGCAAGTATACATCAGGATGCCCCACTGACTCCCTCGCCTCAGCAATCAACAACCTGAAAAGCGCCGGGGTGGTGAGCGCAATTTCTTCAGGAAATGACGGCTATACGAACGCGATTTCCTCGCCGGCATGTATCCCTGCGGCCGTTTCGGTCGGAGCCGTCTACGATGCAAATGTCGGCAGCAGGAACTGGACCGTATGCAGCGATCTGACCACCACGGCGGACAAGGTTACGTGCTTTTCCAATAGCGCCTCATTTCTGACCATACTCGCCCCTGGCGCCCTGATCAGTGCTGCAAATATCACCATGGCGGGTACGTCCCAGGCGTCGCCCCATGTTTCGGGCGCAGTTGCCCTGATCAGGGGCCAACATGCATCTCTCACCGCGACAGAGATCGTCAACAAGCTGTCGAGTACCGGCGTATCCGTTACCTACAATAGCATCACCAAACCCCGTTTAAATGTGGCCGCAGCGCTACGATTTCCTCAGATAGCGACCCAGCCGGCCTCCGTCGCTTTCGGCTACCTCCTGATCGGCACAGGCGAACCCGCCCAAACCTTTACCATCACCAATACCGGCGCACTGGATCTCTCCGTCGGCACCATCGCCTTGACGGGTGCCGTTGCAGACTTTGTCATGCAAAGTGATTATTGCTCCGGGCAAACCCTCACGCCGGCGGCAAGCTGCAGCGTCAGCGTAAAATTTTCTCCCCAGTCGGCCGGTTTCAAAACCGCAGCTCTTTCCATCCCATCAAATGATCCTGATCAACCCTCTCTGGCTCTTCCTTTGAGCGGTACAGCCGGCATGAGCTACACCCTGACAACAGCTAAAGCCGGCTCGGGGACCATTACCAGTGCTCCGGCCGGCATCAGCTGCGGTGGAGACTGCACTGAACTGTATCCTCAAGGTGCGGCAGTAACGCTGACAGCCTTGCCAGACCCGGGTTGGGTCTTTGCCGGCTGGTCCGGGAGCGGCTGCAGCAACGGGCCCTGCGTGGTGACATTAAATGGCGATTTCAGCATCACGGCGCTCTTCAGTCTTCTGCAGCCGGTCAAACTTTCTTCTGTTTCAGGATCAGGTTATCCCACCATTCAATCCGCCTATGATGCCGCAGCGCAGGTGGACGCCATACAAATCCTCGCACAAACCTTCACTGAAAATATCTTCCTGAACCGGCCGGTCTCGGTTATCCTGACTGGTGGCTACGACAGCACCTATACCAGTCCCCAGGGGCTTACCACCATTAATGGCACGATGACCATCAGCGACGGTACGGTAACGGTCGCAAATCTGGTTATACTGTAA